The following are from one region of the Candidatus Methylarchaceae archaeon HK02M2 genome:
- a CDS encoding NAD(P)-dependent glycerol-1-phosphate dehydrogenase, producing the protein MELPRKILVGYGAIDNLGHFIKNLDLEQKILIISGVHVQELIGEKIDELLSSTESCFWYLVDSATIKHVKRVVDMAKNEHVCAMIGLGGGKSVDVTKLSAYHTGIPFISVPTSASHDGISSPFASMKGLNTPYSLVAKPPIGILADITLISNAPKRLLASGCGDLIAKTTAVKDWELAKDDIGEYFGKYAANLARLSADLIINESKNIGEGEIDSVRDVVEALISAGVAAGIAGSSRPCSGSEHLFSHALDILAPGVGLHGEKCGIGTIIMAKLHDLRWEQIATSLRNVHAPTNAYELGIDPNIIVDAILLAPSIRPERYTILHKLKLDRESAIKLATSVKVI; encoded by the coding sequence ATGGAATTGCCTAGAAAAATTTTGGTTGGTTATGGTGCAATAGATAATTTAGGGCATTTCATAAAAAATCTGGACCTTGAGCAAAAAATCTTAATAATCTCAGGAGTTCATGTACAAGAACTTATCGGAGAAAAAATAGATGAGTTGCTCTCATCAACTGAATCTTGCTTTTGGTATCTGGTCGATTCTGCTACAATCAAGCATGTAAAACGAGTAGTTGATATGGCTAAAAATGAACATGTTTGTGCGATGATTGGTCTAGGCGGCGGTAAATCGGTGGACGTGACAAAGCTCAGTGCTTATCATACAGGCATACCATTTATTAGTGTCCCCACAAGTGCATCACATGATGGTATATCAAGCCCCTTTGCCTCTATGAAAGGGCTTAATACGCCTTATTCTTTAGTTGCTAAACCCCCCATAGGAATTCTAGCTGATATAACTCTTATTTCTAATGCACCAAAGAGACTCCTTGCAAGTGGCTGCGGTGATTTAATAGCTAAGACAACCGCTGTTAAGGATTGGGAGCTTGCTAAAGATGATATAGGGGAATATTTTGGGAAGTATGCAGCAAATTTGGCTCGTTTAAGCGCCGATCTAATAATCAATGAATCTAAGAATATAGGTGAGGGTGAAATAGATAGCGTAAGAGATGTGGTTGAAGCTTTGATAAGCGCAGGAGTTGCAGCTGGTATAGCAGGTAGTAGCCGTCCTTGTAGCGGATCTGAGCATCTGTTCAGTCATGCATTAGATATCTTAGCTCCAGGGGTTGGTCTTCATGGTGAAAAATGTGGGATAGGAACTATAATCATGGCAAAGCTTCATGATCTAAGATGGGAGCAAATCGCCACCTCTTTAAGAAATGTCCATGCCCCAACTAATGCTTATGAGCTAGGAATTGATCCAAATATAATCGTCGATGCAATTCTATTGGCACCAAGTATCCGACCTGAGAGATATACTATTC